The sequence CCCGAAACGAACCAGTTGCAGCACAACATTGATTTCCATTCGGCGACGGGCGCGCTCGGGGGCGGCGCGCTAACCATCGTCAACCCCGGCGAGAGCGCGGTTTTGCGCTTCAAGGCAACCAAGGCGGGCGTCTTCGTCTATCATTGCGCACCTCCCGGCATGGTCCCTTGGCACGTCACCTCCGGGATGAACGGCGCTATCATGGTGCTGCCGCGAGAGGGCTTGACGGACGGACAGGGCAAGTCGCTCAGCTATGACAAGGTCTACTATATAGGCGAGCAGGATTTTTATGTGCCGCGCGACGAGAAAGGCAATTTCAAGAAGTACGAGAGTGTCGGCGATGCCTATTCGGATACGCTCGAAGTGATGCGCACGCTGACCCCGACGCACATCGTTTTCAATGGAGCGGTGGGGGCGCTCACCGGCGACGACGCGCTGAGGGCCCAGGTCGGTGAGAAGGTTCTGATCGTCCATTCTCAGGCAAACCGGGACACACGGCCGCATCTGATCGGCGGTCACGGCGACTATGTGTGGGCGACCGGCAAGTTCCACAACATTCCCGACCGCGATCAGGAGACCTGGTTCATCCCCGGCGGTACGGCTGGCGCGGCCCTTTACACCTTCGAACAGCCCGGCATCTACGCCTATGTCAACCACAACCTCATCGAAGCCTTCGAACTCGGCGCGGCTGCCCATTTCGCAGTGACGGGCGAGTGGAACGACGATCTGATGACCTCGGTGCGCGCGCCTTCGGGCACCTGAGCGCGAGCGGCCGCGTCAGCGCCAGCCCGCCGGCGCGGCCTCGCCTATTGTTCTGCGGCAGTCGGAAAACAGGTCGCAAGGAGGCCCCCATGGCCGCGCTTTCAGATAGAAGAAAAGTCAGTTCCGTTTCGCTTCTGGTCCCATCCGTCCTCCTTGTGCTGCTTGCCGGCCTTCTCGCGAAGGAGACCGGTCTGGTGGGCCGCGCGCCAATGGGGGGGAGCCTCGATGAACCGGTCGTCGTCACAATGGCACCGCGCGAATTCCGCTACCGGGCCGCCGGGGAGTATTTCAAGAACGGCTATGCCGTTGACGGGCCAATGCTGACCATGCGCATCACGGCGCCGCTCACGATCATGAAATACCAGGTGACGGCTTCAGACTATGCGCGGTGCGTCGCTGACGCGGCCTGCCCGCCGGCCGAGCCCGAGCATTCGCCCTCGGACGCCGACCGGATGCCAGTGACAGGTGTCAGCTACGACGATGCGCAAGCCTATGCCGCGTGGCTCAGCCAGCGCACCGGAGCCGTCTGGGTGCTGCCCACCGACGAGCAGCTTGCCTTTGCCGCTGGATCGCGCTTTCCGGACGATGCGCTCGGCGTCGACCCGGACAGCAACAATCCAGCCCAGCGCTGGCTCGCCGATTATTTTCGCGAGGCATCACGCAAGGCCTCGCGCGAGCCTGAGCCGCAGCTTCTCGGACATTTCGGCGAGGGTGAGTTTGGATTGGCCGACTTCGCCGGCAACGTCTGGGAATGGACGACGACCTGCAGCCGCCGTGTCAGCCTCGACGAGTCCGGTTCTGTGATGAGCGAGATCTCTTCCTGCGGCATTTACATTGCCAGTGGGAAACATCGAGCAGCACTGAGTTCCTTTGTCCGCAATCCAAAGGGAGGCGGCTGTGCCGTCGGTGCGCCACCGGATAGCGTGGGCTTTCGGCTGGTGAGGGATACGCGGTGGTACGCACCTGTGCTGCAGAGGCTGCGGAGCAAGGGTGTTGACGTCTGAGGGGTGGCCGAAGAAGGCGCGGCTTTTTTCCCGTTTCCCGGCGTGCTACGACTCACGGCTAGGTGCATGTGAGAGCGTGCGAGGCGCGCCGATTGGAAAGTTGGAATGAAGATCGACCGGAGTGTCGTGAGATCGCTATCGTTGTTCGACAGGATGAGCGATGCCGATCTGGACAGGCTGCTTGCCCATGCGACCGCGAGGCGCGTGCCGCAGGGTGATGCCGTTTTCGAGCAGGGCCAGGCAGCCATTCACTTCTTCCTCCTGCTGCATGGCCGGCTGAAAGTCACTCAAGTCACCGAAGACGGTCAACAGATCATCGTTCGCGTCGTTCATCCGGGCGATCTGTTCGGATTTGCCAAGGCACTGCAGCGTTCAGACTATCCGGGTACAGCCACCGCGGTTACGGAAAGCCTCGCATTGTCCTGGCCTACGGAGCTTTGGCCGCAGTTCGTCGAGCAGAATCCCCGCCTTGCCGTCAGCACCATGCAAACGATCGGCCAGCGGCTGGAGGAGGCGCATACGCGTATCCGTGAAATGTCGACGCAGGAAGTAGAGCGCCGCGTCGCACATGCGGTGCTGCGTCTTTCCCGTCAGGCCGGCAAGCAGGAAGAAGGTGGTATCCGTATCGACTTCCCGATTTCGCGCCAGGACATTGCCGAAATGACCGGCACGACGCTGCACACCGTGTCGCGGATATTGAGCGCCTGGGAGCAAAAGGGACTGGTCGAGGGCGGGCGCCAAAAGCTCATCATTTGCGATCTGGCCGGGTTGGCGCAACTCGCAGATGGTGGGCGGGACTAGACGGGATGAGGAAAAGTATGTGCGGTTTTCCGCCGGCATCCCGCGTCTCACGTTCATGTTCTCAGGTCGACCCGACCCAAACACATCGTGATCTAGGCACACCACAGAAAAGTGTGCAGCGGATTTCCGTCCCGAGGCGCAGCTTCGTCGAGTTCGGGAACGCAGCTTCATCCAATTGTTTGACAAGCATCAAAGAGACAGCGTCGTATCTGTCGTATCTCCTGGCGGCAGGAACCAAGCCTGGTTCTGAAGCCAAAGGAGAATTTCCGTGCGCATATTCGCAAAGGTCGCTACCGCTGCCGTCA is a genomic window of Sinorhizobium arboris LMG 14919 containing:
- the nirK gene encoding copper-containing nitrite reductase; translated protein: MSELFQMTRRNILAGAAIAGALTPLVGAVSAHAEEAVARTAPVDVASLPRVKAELVRPPFVHAHTQKAEGGPKVVEFTLTIEEKKIIVDDQGTEIQAMTFDGSVPGPMMVVHQDDYVEVTLVNPETNQLQHNIDFHSATGALGGGALTIVNPGESAVLRFKATKAGVFVYHCAPPGMVPWHVTSGMNGAIMVLPREGLTDGQGKSLSYDKVYYIGEQDFYVPRDEKGNFKKYESVGDAYSDTLEVMRTLTPTHIVFNGAVGALTGDDALRAQVGEKVLIVHSQANRDTRPHLIGGHGDYVWATGKFHNIPDRDQETWFIPGGTAGAALYTFEQPGIYAYVNHNLIEAFELGAAAHFAVTGEWNDDLMTSVRAPSGT
- a CDS encoding SUMF1/EgtB/PvdO family nonheme iron enzyme gives rise to the protein MAALSDRRKVSSVSLLVPSVLLVLLAGLLAKETGLVGRAPMGGSLDEPVVVTMAPREFRYRAAGEYFKNGYAVDGPMLTMRITAPLTIMKYQVTASDYARCVADAACPPAEPEHSPSDADRMPVTGVSYDDAQAYAAWLSQRTGAVWVLPTDEQLAFAAGSRFPDDALGVDPDSNNPAQRWLADYFREASRKASREPEPQLLGHFGEGEFGLADFAGNVWEWTTTCSRRVSLDESGSVMSEISSCGIYIASGKHRAALSSFVRNPKGGGCAVGAPPDSVGFRLVRDTRWYAPVLQRLRSKGVDV
- a CDS encoding Crp/Fnr family transcriptional regulator: MKIDRSVVRSLSLFDRMSDADLDRLLAHATARRVPQGDAVFEQGQAAIHFFLLLHGRLKVTQVTEDGQQIIVRVVHPGDLFGFAKALQRSDYPGTATAVTESLALSWPTELWPQFVEQNPRLAVSTMQTIGQRLEEAHTRIREMSTQEVERRVAHAVLRLSRQAGKQEEGGIRIDFPISRQDIAEMTGTTLHTVSRILSAWEQKGLVEGGRQKLIICDLAGLAQLADGGRD